A section of the Agrococcus sp. SGAir0287 genome encodes:
- a CDS encoding CDP-glycerol glycerophosphotransferase family protein — translation MGCGSGVGEGALPLALAAQARGDEVVWIARSDREVADAAAHGLASARGWRAFVATLRAGVVVVTHGFGDVSRAGVHGAFVVHLWHGIPLKHLHRDAPGWLRIAGVPDVAPVRRLLREAHRRSASRIRLLPVASERAASRMRSALGIGDDVVRVLGDARVDVLARGDEPAARAAAAALLDRSGARGRATVLYAPTWRDGAADPAVPTADEWRRIAAWLDAHDARLVVRSHPHGLGDYAAGAAASERIGLLGHDLLADVTPALPGVDLLVTDFSSIAYDAATLAIPTLLLAPDLASYAASRGLYDLYATFSGGRHARTWDGLLAWASEVAEPGPARDERLAHARRLVADHVTAFGGSTQRVLRAIDAGRGLSEAPAEPQAPASVRAVWREGERMRLRIDPGATRPAAVRLRSGRETIAGELAAGDGLEASLPLTRSRWGGPRLVLPSDAYVVELLDDAGARIALAPPTTLPRTELALDARIAIEAREASIAIVLAPPLTDAERAPGAQRAMQRRHLGSPRPQRAVMLEAFYGTAAACNPAGIDRALAAIAPDVARAWSTVDGSVPIPEGAVRVVEGTEAWWRLRGGARALVVNDWLRKRHRRMRHQRVVQTWHGTPLKRLALERDGQSLRTRVASVLEGRRWDVLLAQNAFAAEHLRAAYAFRGPVWQLGYPRGDAVRAGDRDGIRARLGVPRHARVALYAPTWRDDRVAEVDHVDVAALAARLGEGWRVVVRGHARSRTGGGLDLSSEGVVDATTYPDVAELLAAADVLVTDYSSVMFDAAAIELPTVFAVPDLDDYRDRLRGFTFDLAEAAPGPFARTLDDLVDAVLAAGPGDGWDERRAAWHERFAPLDDGHAGERVVRRMLDEGIL, via the coding sequence GTGGGCTGCGGCTCGGGCGTCGGCGAAGGGGCGCTGCCGCTCGCGCTCGCCGCGCAGGCGCGCGGCGACGAGGTCGTGTGGATCGCGCGCAGCGACCGCGAGGTCGCCGACGCCGCCGCGCACGGGCTCGCCAGCGCGCGCGGCTGGCGCGCGTTCGTCGCGACGCTGCGGGCCGGCGTCGTGGTCGTGACGCACGGCTTCGGCGACGTGTCGCGCGCGGGCGTGCACGGTGCGTTCGTCGTGCACCTCTGGCACGGCATCCCGCTCAAGCACCTGCATCGGGACGCGCCGGGCTGGCTGCGCATCGCGGGTGTGCCCGACGTCGCCCCCGTGCGGCGGCTGCTGCGCGAGGCGCATCGGCGCTCGGCGTCGCGCATCCGCCTGCTCCCGGTCGCCTCGGAGCGCGCCGCGAGCCGCATGCGCTCGGCGCTCGGGATCGGCGACGACGTCGTGCGCGTGCTCGGCGACGCGCGCGTCGACGTGCTCGCACGCGGCGACGAGCCCGCGGCGCGCGCGGCCGCGGCGGCGCTGCTCGACCGCTCGGGAGCGCGCGGCCGCGCGACGGTGCTCTACGCGCCGACGTGGCGCGACGGCGCCGCGGATCCCGCCGTGCCGACCGCCGACGAGTGGCGACGGATCGCCGCGTGGCTCGACGCGCACGACGCGCGCCTCGTGGTGCGCTCGCATCCCCACGGCCTCGGCGACTACGCCGCCGGCGCCGCGGCGAGCGAGCGCATCGGGCTGCTGGGCCACGACCTCCTCGCCGACGTGACGCCCGCGCTGCCCGGCGTCGACCTGCTCGTGACCGACTTCTCGTCGATCGCCTACGACGCCGCGACGCTCGCGATCCCCACGCTGCTGCTCGCGCCCGACCTCGCGTCGTACGCCGCGTCGCGCGGGCTCTACGACCTCTACGCCACGTTCTCGGGCGGTCGGCACGCGCGGACGTGGGACGGGCTGCTCGCGTGGGCGAGCGAGGTCGCCGAGCCCGGGCCGGCGCGCGACGAGCGGCTCGCGCACGCCCGACGACTCGTCGCCGACCACGTGACGGCGTTCGGCGGCTCGACCCAGCGCGTGCTGCGGGCGATCGACGCCGGCCGCGGGCTCAGCGAGGCGCCCGCCGAGCCGCAGGCGCCCGCCTCCGTGCGCGCCGTGTGGCGCGAGGGCGAGCGGATGCGCCTGCGGATCGATCCGGGCGCGACCCGGCCGGCAGCGGTGCGGCTGCGCAGCGGGCGCGAGACCATCGCCGGCGAGCTGGCTGCGGGCGACGGGCTCGAGGCGTCGCTGCCGCTCACGCGCTCGCGCTGGGGCGGCCCGCGGCTCGTGCTGCCGAGCGACGCGTACGTCGTCGAGCTGCTCGACGACGCGGGCGCTCGCATCGCGCTCGCGCCGCCGACGACCCTGCCGCGGACCGAGCTCGCGCTCGACGCGCGCATCGCGATCGAGGCGCGCGAGGCGTCGATCGCCATCGTGCTCGCGCCGCCCCTCACCGACGCCGAGCGCGCCCCTGGCGCGCAGCGCGCGATGCAGCGCCGCCACCTCGGCAGCCCTCGGCCGCAGCGCGCCGTGATGCTCGAGGCGTTCTACGGCACGGCCGCCGCGTGCAATCCGGCCGGCATCGATCGCGCCCTCGCGGCCATCGCGCCCGACGTCGCGCGCGCCTGGTCCACCGTCGACGGCTCCGTGCCGATCCCGGAGGGCGCCGTGCGCGTCGTCGAGGGCACCGAGGCCTGGTGGCGGCTGCGCGGCGGCGCGCGTGCGCTCGTCGTCAACGACTGGCTGCGGAAGCGGCATCGCCGGATGCGGCATCAGCGGGTCGTGCAGACCTGGCACGGCACGCCGCTCAAGCGACTCGCGCTCGAGCGCGACGGGCAGAGCCTGCGCACCCGCGTCGCCTCCGTGCTCGAGGGGCGTCGATGGGACGTGCTGCTCGCGCAGAACGCCTTCGCCGCCGAGCACCTGCGCGCCGCCTACGCGTTCCGGGGGCCCGTGTGGCAGCTCGGCTACCCGCGCGGCGACGCCGTGCGCGCCGGCGACCGCGACGGCATCCGCGCGCGGCTCGGCGTGCCTCGCCACGCGCGCGTCGCGCTCTACGCGCCCACCTGGCGCGACGACCGCGTCGCCGAGGTCGACCACGTCGACGTCGCGGCGCTCGCGGCTCGGCTCGGCGAGGGCTGGCGGGTCGTCGTGCGCGGCCACGCGAGGTCCCGCACGGGCGGGGGACTCGACCTCTCCAGCGAGGGGGTCGTCGACGCCACGACCTACCCCGACGTCGCCGAGCTGCTCGCCGCGGCCGACGTGCTCGTCACCGACTACTCGTCGGTCATGTTCGACGCCGCGGCCATCGAGCTGCCGACCGTCTTCGCCGTGCCCGACCTCGACGACTACCGCGATCGCCTGCGCGGCTTCACGTTCGACCTGGCCGAGGCGGCGCCCGGCCCCTTCGCGCGCACGCTCGACGACCTCGTCGACGCCGTGCTCGCCGCGGGGCCCGGGGACGGTTGGGACGAGCGTCGCGCGGCCTGGCACGAGCGCTTCGCTCCGCTCGACGACGGGCACGCGGGGGAGCGCGTCGTGCGCAGGATGCTCGACGAGGGCATCCTCTAG
- a CDS encoding glycosyltransferase family 2 protein, with translation MTGERAWPGVSYVMPVLNEARYLAAAVETVMAQDYPGERELVLALGPSSDGTDAVAERLAAEDPRIRLVPNPGMDIPIGLNLAIAASRHDVVMRVDAHTQIPTEYTRIAVRALEESGAANVGGLMLATGETPLQRAVARGYRSRIGLGGGSYHVGGEAGPTESAYLGVFRRDALEAVGGYDETLRRGEDWELNYRLRQAGHLVWFDPALQVTYWPRETWAKLARQFHSTGVWRGELVRRIGASNGVRFFVPPALVVAVALSVLVGLATAIVALVAAVPAWLAVVATLLGLAPLAYLLLLALAVVTTPGSLGDRLRFAGVIAVMHLAWGTGFLQGVVRGAGTNRDTSRSEGGPTR, from the coding sequence GTGACTGGAGAGCGTGCGTGGCCGGGCGTCTCGTACGTGATGCCCGTGCTCAACGAGGCGCGCTACCTCGCCGCGGCGGTCGAGACGGTCATGGCGCAGGACTACCCCGGCGAGCGCGAGCTCGTGCTCGCCCTCGGTCCCTCGAGCGACGGCACCGACGCGGTCGCCGAGCGCCTCGCCGCCGAGGATCCTCGCATCCGGCTCGTGCCGAACCCCGGCATGGACATCCCGATCGGCCTCAACCTCGCGATCGCCGCGAGCCGGCACGACGTCGTGATGCGCGTCGACGCGCACACGCAGATCCCGACCGAATACACGCGCATCGCCGTGCGCGCCCTCGAGGAGTCGGGAGCGGCGAACGTCGGCGGCCTCATGCTCGCGACGGGCGAGACCCCGCTGCAGCGCGCCGTCGCGCGCGGCTACCGGTCGCGCATCGGGCTCGGCGGCGGCTCGTACCACGTCGGCGGCGAGGCGGGACCGACGGAGTCCGCCTACCTCGGGGTCTTCCGCCGCGATGCGCTCGAGGCCGTCGGCGGGTACGACGAGACGCTGCGGCGCGGCGAGGACTGGGAGCTCAACTACCGCCTGCGGCAGGCGGGGCATCTCGTGTGGTTCGACCCCGCGCTGCAGGTGACGTACTGGCCCCGCGAGACGTGGGCGAAGCTCGCCAGGCAGTTCCACTCGACCGGGGTGTGGCGCGGCGAGCTCGTGCGACGGATCGGCGCGAGCAACGGCGTGCGGTTCTTCGTGCCGCCTGCGCTCGTGGTCGCCGTGGCGCTGTCCGTGCTCGTCGGCCTCGCGACCGCGATCGTCGCGCTCGTCGCCGCGGTGCCGGCGTGGCTGGCGGTCGTCGCGACGCTGCTCGGCCTCGCGCCGCTCGCGTACCTGCTGCTGCTCGCGCTCGCGGTCGTGACGACGCCAGGATCGCTCGGCGATCGGCTGCGGTTCGCGGGCGTGATCGCCGTCATGCACCTCGCCTGGGGCACCGGCTTCCTGCAGGGCGTCGTGCGCGGCGCCGGCACGAATCGTGACACGTCGCGCAGCGAGGGCGGGCCGACGCGCTAG
- a CDS encoding CDP-glycerol glycerophosphotransferase family protein — MPLRRDLAAARRLLRNGLRSRRNRAEVARVRARHETVHPRDVEIVVYYADGPVNLYQLRQWYAPLAELARTHPVGILARSPGAALQLWQETDLPVFSVTQVADIEAFLEHRGPRLVLYVNQNAKNFQMMRYGRMWHVFINHGESDKMYMTTNQFKAYDYALVAGQAARDRLGARLWDYDLERRTLEIGRPQADHFAGPVPYPADGRRVVLYAPTWEGDRPAAAYGSIASHGVDLAEAVLASDRHRLVYRPHPRSGVLDAGYRAAHERIVAMIAAANRRDPAAQHVHDDGPQLGWQLADADVAITDVSAMVYDRLAVGRPILITRPVSAEADVDERGYLGACEWLEAGIADPLAEIDRVAEDAEALERLERWSTHYFGDTSHGSATARFHAAIERLLAIWAEHAERHRTDAFEVEVDDDAPEDDGPTP, encoded by the coding sequence ATGCCGCTGCGACGCGACCTCGCCGCCGCCCGCCGACTGCTTCGGAACGGGCTGCGTTCGCGACGCAACCGCGCGGAGGTCGCCCGGGTCCGCGCTCGCCACGAGACCGTGCATCCGCGCGACGTCGAGATCGTCGTCTACTACGCGGACGGGCCGGTGAACCTCTACCAGCTGCGCCAGTGGTACGCGCCGCTCGCCGAGCTCGCGCGCACGCATCCCGTCGGCATCCTCGCCCGCAGCCCGGGCGCCGCGCTGCAGCTGTGGCAGGAGACCGACCTGCCGGTGTTCTCGGTGACGCAGGTCGCCGACATCGAGGCGTTCCTCGAGCACCGCGGACCGCGGCTCGTGCTGTACGTGAACCAGAACGCCAAGAACTTCCAGATGATGCGCTACGGGCGCATGTGGCACGTGTTCATCAACCACGGCGAGTCCGACAAGATGTACATGACCACGAACCAGTTCAAGGCGTACGACTACGCGCTCGTCGCCGGGCAGGCGGCGCGCGACCGGCTCGGGGCGCGACTGTGGGACTACGACCTCGAGCGGCGCACGCTCGAGATCGGCAGGCCGCAGGCCGATCACTTCGCCGGTCCCGTGCCGTATCCGGCCGACGGGCGCCGCGTCGTGCTCTACGCGCCGACGTGGGAGGGCGACCGCCCCGCCGCCGCCTACGGCTCGATCGCCTCGCACGGCGTCGACCTGGCGGAGGCGGTGCTCGCGAGCGACCGGCACCGCCTCGTGTACCGGCCGCATCCGCGCTCGGGCGTGCTCGACGCGGGCTACCGCGCGGCGCACGAGCGCATCGTCGCGATGATCGCCGCCGCGAACCGTCGCGACCCCGCGGCGCAGCACGTGCACGACGACGGCCCGCAGCTCGGCTGGCAGCTCGCCGACGCCGACGTCGCGATCACCGACGTCTCCGCCATGGTCTACGACCGCCTCGCGGTCGGCCGCCCCATCCTCATCACGCGTCCGGTCTCCGCGGAGGCGGACGTCGACGAGCGCGGCTACCTCGGCGCCTGCGAGTGGCTCGAGGCCGGCATCGCCGATCCGCTCGCCGAGATCGATCGCGTCGCGGAGGACGCCGAGGCCCTCGAGCGCCTCGAGCGCTGGAGCACGCACTACTTCGGCGACACCTCCCACGGCAGCGCCACCGCCCGCTTCCACGCGGCGATCGAACGGCTGCTCGCGATCTGGGCGGAGCACGCCGAGCGGCACCGCACCGATGCGTTCGAGGTCGAGGTCGACGACGACGCGCCGGAGGACGACGGCCCGACGCCCTAG
- a CDS encoding ABC transporter ATP-binding protein, producing the protein MAAVIEASSLGIRFKRTRSSRRSFKDLFAGGARRTRPGEFWALRDVSFRVEAGEAIGVVGRNGQGKSTLLKLVAGVVLPDEGSVAVHGGVAPLIEITGGFVADLTVRDNVYLTAGLHGMTKAEIDAAFDEIIGFAGIEDFVGTPYKHLSSGMKVRLAFSVVSRLDEPILLVDEVLAVGDKAFREQCYQRIEAMLAEGRTLFLVSHNERDLKRFCTRGLYLDKGSLVMDGPIEDVLERYGRDHGGKA; encoded by the coding sequence ATGGCCGCCGTCATCGAGGCGTCGAGCCTCGGCATCCGCTTCAAGCGCACGCGCTCGTCGCGCCGCTCCTTCAAGGACCTCTTCGCCGGGGGCGCCAGGCGCACGCGGCCGGGTGAGTTCTGGGCGCTGCGCGACGTGTCCTTCCGCGTGGAGGCGGGCGAGGCGATCGGCGTCGTCGGCCGCAACGGCCAGGGCAAGTCGACGCTGCTGAAGCTCGTCGCGGGCGTCGTCCTGCCCGACGAGGGCTCGGTGGCGGTGCACGGCGGCGTCGCCCCGCTCATCGAGATCACGGGAGGCTTCGTCGCCGACCTCACGGTGCGCGACAACGTCTACCTGACCGCGGGGCTGCACGGGATGACGAAGGCCGAGATCGATGCCGCCTTCGACGAGATCATCGGCTTCGCGGGCATCGAGGACTTCGTCGGCACGCCGTACAAGCACCTCTCGAGCGGCATGAAGGTGCGGCTCGCGTTCTCCGTCGTGTCGCGGCTCGACGAGCCGATCCTGCTCGTCGACGAGGTGCTCGCCGTGGGCGACAAGGCGTTCCGCGAGCAGTGCTACCAGCGCATCGAGGCGATGCTGGCCGAGGGCCGCACGCTCTTCCTCGTCTCGCACAACGAACGTGATCTCAAGCGCTTCTGCACCAGGGGCCTCTACCTCGACAAGGGCTCGCTCGTCATGGACGGTCCCATCGAGGATGTGCTGGAGCGATACGGACGAGACCACGGGGGGAAGGCATGA
- a CDS encoding ABC transporter permease: protein MTRVTAPTHARDSWSPARRYRHSLWLLTSRDLRVRYSTSFLGYLWSVLDPLAMSAIYYFVFTVVFQRDVGYEPYIVFLLSGLLPWMWMSGAVSDSTRAFIKEARLIRSTKVPPTIWVARLTLAKGIEFVASLPVLALFAVIAGATLGWDLVHVGWEIVLFPLGIVLQAALVLGIGLIVAPLTVFFRDLERAVKLVLRFAFYATPIIYDLGDLPASLQTLGALNPLAGILSIYRSTFFPEALDWTAVGISAGITALVLLVGILVFRRSIGAVLKEV from the coding sequence ATGACGAGGGTGACCGCCCCGACGCACGCTCGCGACTCCTGGTCGCCCGCTCGTCGCTATCGGCACAGCCTGTGGCTGCTCACGTCCCGCGACCTTCGGGTGCGGTACTCCACGTCGTTCCTCGGCTACCTCTGGTCGGTGCTCGATCCGCTCGCGATGAGCGCGATCTACTACTTCGTCTTCACCGTCGTCTTCCAGCGCGACGTCGGCTACGAGCCGTACATCGTGTTCCTGCTGAGCGGTCTGCTGCCGTGGATGTGGATGAGCGGCGCCGTGTCGGACTCGACGCGCGCCTTCATCAAGGAGGCCCGGCTCATCCGCTCAACGAAGGTGCCGCCGACGATCTGGGTCGCGCGACTGACGCTCGCGAAGGGCATCGAGTTCGTCGCGTCGTTGCCCGTGCTCGCCCTGTTCGCGGTGATCGCGGGCGCGACGCTCGGCTGGGACCTCGTGCACGTGGGCTGGGAGATCGTGCTCTTCCCCCTCGGCATCGTGCTGCAGGCGGCGCTCGTGCTCGGCATCGGCCTCATCGTCGCGCCGCTCACGGTCTTCTTCCGCGACCTCGAGCGCGCCGTCAAGCTCGTGCTGCGGTTCGCGTTCTACGCGACGCCCATCATCTACGACCTCGGCGACCTGCCCGCGAGCCTGCAGACGCTCGGCGCCCTCAACCCGCTCGCCGGCATCCTGTCGATCTACCGCTCGACGTTCTTCCCGGAGGCGCTCGACTGGACGGCCGTCGGCATCTCCGCCGGCATCACCGCGCTCGTGCTGCTCGTCGGCATCCTCGTCTTCCGCCGCAGCATCGGCGCCGTGCTGAAGGAGGTGTGA
- a CDS encoding phosphocholine cytidylyltransferase family protein: MTTQIVILAAGMGSRLGRSLPKSLTVLNDGRTIMQQQVENIHAAFDDARITTVVGYKADHIIDAFPENTYVYNDEYDVTNTSKSLLRALRASKPGGVLWMNGDVVFHPSLLARVAERVAADQSTVAVDTSKVSDEEVKYTLDARGDIAELSKTVKGGLGEAIGINFISSTDKATLIRHLQRCDAQDYFERGIETAIAESGIRVQPLDISDLFAVEVDFAEDLDRANLYV, encoded by the coding sequence ATGACCACGCAGATCGTGATCCTGGCAGCCGGCATGGGCTCGCGCCTGGGCCGTTCGCTGCCCAAGAGCCTGACGGTGCTGAACGACGGCCGCACCATCATGCAGCAGCAGGTGGAGAACATCCACGCCGCCTTCGACGACGCGCGCATCACGACCGTCGTGGGCTACAAGGCCGACCACATCATCGACGCGTTCCCCGAGAACACGTACGTCTACAACGACGAGTACGACGTGACCAACACGTCGAAGTCGCTCCTGCGCGCGCTGCGCGCGTCGAAGCCGGGCGGCGTCCTGTGGATGAACGGCGACGTCGTCTTCCACCCCTCGCTCCTGGCACGCGTCGCCGAGCGGGTCGCCGCCGACCAGTCGACGGTCGCCGTCGACACCTCGAAGGTCTCCGACGAGGAGGTCAAGTACACCCTCGACGCGCGTGGCGACATCGCGGAGCTGTCGAAGACCGTGAAGGGCGGCCTCGGCGAGGCCATCGGCATCAACTTCATCTCGTCGACCGACAAGGCCACGCTCATCCGCCACCTGCAGCGCTGCGACGCGCAGGACTACTTCGAGCGTGGCATCGAGACCGCGATCGCCGAGTCCGGCATCCGGGTGCAGCCGCTCGACATCTCGGACCTGTTCGCGGTGGAGGTCGACTTCGCCGAGGACCTCGACCGAGCGAACCTCTACGTCTGA
- a CDS encoding ABC transporter ATP-binding protein produces the protein MGAGDQRRPFAELTPEEQAERRREAARKAAATRARNRARQAAQAKAQAQAAAGSAPEAAPATPEPAAATPEPAADAPVDDDQDVVVEEVQSAEREAQAPTSTDDVEPEATPASIDEQDLTEEPAPEPASEPEPDGDPEPADEAQPVHEPEPEPEPVRIADPVVEGAAEEPAPEPEPAPVGIADPVVEHVADPVVERVGEEPEPESQLARPTEDEGDPDDEPVEVVGVQSAIDESPVAAPSDSTASHADARPAVVLRLEGVTRRFGTTLAVDDVLLEVRAGECHGIVGPNGAGKSTTVSIASGLMRPTTGTVQVGGRDVRARGVQSLLGVVPDRMRLFDRLTGRQLLVHAAMLRRVPRAEAITRAATLLERFELTPDADRLVSDYSIGMQQLIGIAAALIHAPRVVVLDEPFESIDPVATDTILSILADLRRRGGAVVLTSHDMALVERACDHVVVLQDGVVRASGPIDEVRDGMRLEDRFARLVGSSPHQELPWLSPSLD, from the coding sequence GTGGGTGCCGGAGATCAGAGACGACCGTTCGCGGAGCTGACTCCCGAGGAGCAGGCCGAGCGGCGGCGCGAGGCCGCGCGCAAGGCGGCCGCCACGCGCGCTCGCAACCGGGCGAGGCAGGCGGCGCAGGCGAAGGCGCAGGCGCAGGCTGCTGCGGGGTCGGCGCCCGAGGCGGCTCCCGCGACCCCCGAGCCGGCTGCCGCGACGCCCGAGCCTGCAGCCGACGCGCCCGTCGACGACGACCAGGACGTCGTCGTCGAGGAGGTGCAGTCCGCCGAGCGCGAGGCGCAGGCGCCCACGTCGACGGACGACGTCGAGCCCGAGGCGACGCCCGCGTCGATCGACGAGCAGGACCTGACCGAGGAGCCTGCGCCAGAGCCCGCCAGCGAGCCCGAGCCGGACGGCGACCCCGAGCCGGCGGACGAGGCGCAGCCCGTCCACGAGCCCGAGCCAGAGCCCGAGCCCGTCCGCATCGCCGATCCCGTGGTCGAGGGCGCCGCCGAGGAACCCGCGCCTGAGCCCGAGCCCGCGCCCGTCGGCATCGCCGACCCCGTGGTCGAGCACGTCGCGGACCCCGTGGTCGAGCGTGTCGGCGAGGAGCCCGAGCCCGAGTCCCAGCTCGCCAGGCCCACGGAGGACGAGGGCGATCCCGACGACGAGCCCGTCGAGGTCGTGGGCGTGCAGTCGGCGATCGACGAGTCGCCGGTCGCCGCGCCGAGCGACTCCACGGCGTCGCACGCCGACGCCCGGCCCGCCGTCGTGCTGCGGCTGGAGGGCGTCACCCGGCGCTTCGGCACGACGCTCGCGGTCGACGACGTGCTTCTCGAGGTGCGTGCGGGGGAGTGCCACGGCATCGTGGGCCCGAACGGCGCGGGCAAGTCGACGACGGTGTCCATCGCGAGCGGTCTCATGCGCCCGACGACGGGCACCGTGCAGGTGGGCGGCCGGGACGTGCGCGCGCGCGGCGTGCAGTCGCTGCTCGGCGTCGTGCCCGATCGCATGCGGCTCTTCGACCGGCTCACGGGACGGCAGCTGCTCGTCCACGCGGCGATGCTGCGGCGGGTACCCCGTGCGGAGGCCATCACGAGGGCCGCGACGCTGCTCGAGCGGTTCGAGCTCACGCCCGACGCCGATCGCCTCGTGTCGGACTACTCCATCGGCATGCAGCAGCTGATCGGCATCGCCGCTGCCCTCATCCACGCGCCGCGCGTCGTCGTGCTCGACGAGCCGTTCGAGTCGATCGATCCGGTCGCGACCGACACGATCCTGTCGATCCTCGCCGACCTGCGTCGGCGCGGCGGTGCCGTCGTGCTCACGAGCCACGACATGGCGCTCGTCGAGCGCGCCTGCGACCACGTCGTCGTGCTGCAGGACGGCGTGGTGCGCGCCTCCGGCCCCATCGACGAGGTCCGCGACGGCATGCGCCTCGAGGATCGCTTCGCCCGTCTCGTCGGCTCGTCGCCGCATCAGGAGCTGCCGTGGCTCTCGCCATCGCTCGACTGA
- a CDS encoding DUF3039 domain-containing protein, which produces MSDPSTPGTPGGTDVLDRELEELLRQEQVDDGDHDRFSHYVKKEKILQSAITGKPVRALCGKKWTPGRDPEKFPICPTCKEIYEGLKDE; this is translated from the coding sequence ATGAGCGATCCCTCCACGCCAGGCACGCCCGGCGGCACCGACGTGCTCGACCGCGAGCTCGAGGAGCTGCTGCGGCAGGAGCAGGTCGACGACGGCGACCACGACCGCTTCTCGCACTACGTGAAGAAGGAGAAGATCCTGCAGTCGGCGATCACCGGCAAGCCGGTGCGCGCCCTGTGCGGCAAGAAGTGGACGCCGGGGCGCGACCCCGAGAAGTTCCCGATCTGCCCCACCTGCAAGGAGATCTACGAGGGCCTCAAGGACGAGTGA
- a CDS encoding nicotinate phosphoribosyltransferase: protein MIDATLANGRGLRPSVFEAFARRLPGARRYGVVAGTGRLLDAIERFRFDHADLAFLRRERVVSDATLDWLADYRFSGDVRGYGEGEAYFPGSPLLVVEGTFAECVVLETLALSVLNYDSAVANAATRMVQAAKGRPVAEMGSRRANEDAAVAAARAAYIAGFSATSNLAAGATWGIPTMGTAAHSFTLLHDSEEEAFAAQVAALGTGTTLLVDTYDIEQGVETAVRVAGTGLGGVRIDSGDLVETAQRVRAQLDALGATGTRITVTSDLDEHAIAGLRASPVDAYGVGTSVVTGSGSPAAGMVYKLVAHQADDGSWVDVAKRSDGKASHGGEKTAVRTLVDGVATEETVFVGGEPDTTIGRTLQVPLVQQGVVVDEHRGPAGVAAARERCAAAIAELPSDATRLARGEPVIPTVFR from the coding sequence ATGATCGACGCGACGCTCGCGAACGGCCGCGGGCTGCGGCCGAGCGTCTTCGAGGCGTTCGCGAGGCGGCTGCCGGGTGCGCGACGCTACGGCGTCGTCGCGGGCACGGGCCGCCTCCTCGACGCCATCGAGCGCTTCCGCTTCGACCACGCCGACCTCGCCTTCCTGCGGCGCGAGCGCGTCGTGAGCGACGCGACGCTCGACTGGCTCGCCGACTACCGCTTCTCCGGCGACGTGCGCGGCTACGGCGAGGGCGAGGCGTACTTCCCCGGCAGCCCGCTGCTCGTCGTCGAGGGCACCTTCGCCGAGTGCGTCGTGCTCGAGACGCTCGCGCTCTCGGTGCTCAACTACGACTCCGCGGTCGCGAACGCCGCGACGCGCATGGTGCAGGCGGCGAAGGGGCGCCCCGTCGCCGAGATGGGCTCGCGCCGAGCCAACGAGGATGCGGCGGTCGCGGCCGCGCGCGCCGCGTACATCGCGGGCTTCTCCGCCACCTCGAACCTCGCGGCGGGCGCGACGTGGGGCATCCCCACGATGGGCACGGCGGCGCACTCGTTCACGCTGCTGCACGACAGCGAGGAGGAGGCGTTCGCCGCGCAGGTCGCCGCGCTCGGCACGGGCACGACGCTGCTCGTCGACACGTACGACATCGAGCAGGGCGTCGAGACGGCGGTGCGGGTGGCGGGCACGGGCCTCGGCGGCGTGCGCATCGACTCCGGCGACCTCGTCGAGACGGCGCAGCGCGTGCGCGCGCAGCTCGACGCGCTCGGCGCGACGGGCACGCGCATCACCGTGACGAGCGACCTCGACGAGCACGCGATCGCCGGCCTCCGCGCGAGCCCCGTCGACGCGTACGGCGTCGGCACGAGCGTCGTCACCGGCTCCGGCTCCCCCGCCGCCGGCATGGTCTACAAGCTCGTCGCGCACCAGGCGGACGACGGCTCCTGGGTCGACGTCGCGAAGCGCTCCGACGGCAAGGCCTCGCACGGTGGCGAGAAGACGGCGGTGCGCACGCTCGTCGACGGCGTGGCGACGGAGGAGACCGTCTTCGTCGGCGGCGAGCCGGACACGACGATCGGTCGCACGCTGCAGGTGCCGCTTGTGCAGCAGGGCGTCGTCGTCGACGAGCACCGCGGCCCCGCGGGCGTCGCCGCGGCGCGGGAGCGCTGCGCAGCGGCGATCGCCGAGCTGCCGAGCGACGCGACGAGGCTCGCCCGCGGCGAGCCCGTCATCCCGACCGTCTTCCGGTGA